Within Cyprinus carpio isolate SPL01 chromosome A7, ASM1834038v1, whole genome shotgun sequence, the genomic segment GGGATTTAACTGCAGGTGTGATGCATTTCGTTAGGTAAAAGCTTTACATTATCAGCCATATAACTGCCCATATTTACCCGTTAGATCGCATAGGAATAAGAAAACTCTTCCTATcggaccaaaaaacaaacaaacaaacgtgtGTTTCGACTACCTTTTATGACTTAAAGTTGTGACATGCGCTTGAGTGGCCAAAGTGGTTGAAGGGTCTCGGTTTGTAGTTGATTCACACTCATGGCCCACAGTGTTCAAATGAGTCTGTTCCTCTGGCTTTGCCTGAACATATGAATGCGTAGATATACTATTTTTCTAATCTATTGCAGCGACAGGTGTGCAGGGGACTGTGAAATGGTTCAATGTGCGCAATGGATATGGCTTCATCAATAGGTAAGTTTATAATACTTAAAGGACTCCTCACCTGACTAACTATATACACAGTCTGATGGATACTGTGGGGTCTAaatgtctgagaccactagtgtTTTTCCCCCCTAATTTAAGACAGCCATTTTCATTACAATGTAACAAATTTGATCAGTGACCTAGAACACCGTCTGAAATTTGAAAATCTAAAACCTTATTTCCATGTTTCAAAAAAGAAAGCCCAGATGTTCTAAGTGATCTCAGGCTTCTGGACCTCTCTTTGTTTGTTCGTATTGCTAAgcaagcatttaaataattttatctgttttcagaataaaaattggttaaaatattaattgaaatgtaaaaaatttattgaATGCTTTTTGTTTCCCAGAAATGATACTAAAGAAGATGTGTTTGTTCATCAGGTAATAACTTTATAAACAGCAACATTTAATTTAGACttctaattcattttaaaatagaaactctGTAAATTAAAGGTTATGGTGTAATGCGTCATCTTGAACAAATGTTTGACTCAGATGGTAAATGCAGTGTATATACATGACATTCTTCCCTAGTAAGTTAaaatgacattacaaaaataaaaactctattAAGATCACCTTTACAGTTATATTAAAGTTCAAATGTTTCTAAGATAAcaacattgattttgaaatggTACTTTGACTTGCAGCTTAACCCACCCAGCATTGTTGAAAACTGATGTTATACTAAGGTTTTGCCATTTCCCTTTGTGCagactgcaataaaaaaaaataacccaagaAAGTTTCTCAGAAGTGTGGGGGACGGTGAGGTTGTGGAGTTTGATGTTGTCGAAGCAGCTAAAGTACGTGGTATCTGCATGTATCAAAAGAGTGTTGAGGAATATTGTGAGTTTTATAACTTGTATATCCTCTAAAACTGAGCTGTTATTTCAGGGCTCAGAGGCAGCAAATGTGACTGGTCCAGGGGGTATACCAGTCAAAGGCAGTCGATACGCCCCCAATAAACGAAGATTCCGTAGGCGCTTTTACCCCCGTAATGCACAACCTGCTGAAGGAGAGGAGAAATCTGGGGGGGCTCCAGCAGGGCCCATATCTGAGGGAGAGGGCAGTGAAGAGAAAGGAGCCCCTCAGCCACATCCTCGGCGCCAGCGCCCACGCAGAAGACCTGTTCAGCCACAAGGCGAGGTGaggtcatttaaatgcattttaaccaaAGGTCTAGCATGCCTTAGATTAATAGAAGTATTTTTGAAACGTTGTTAGTAAATTGAGAATCTTGTAGGCCCTGGTGACATTTCACAGAGTACATGAGTTACATTGTGTGTTTaatgtgaactttaaatattGAGTATGATAAGCCTTTAAATGGCTCTTGTTggtttttttggaatttttttttgttttttttttttttttgtttttttaagtgcacACAGCTGGTCAGTGAACAGTTTTTTTGTCTCTGCTTTAGGGAGAAGCTGGAGAGAAGAATGAAGAAGTAGATGGTGCCCAGCAGAGGCCGCCACCACGCAGGTTCAGACCTCGATTTCGAAGGTTCATATCATCACTTTTATATTTggagtttttgttgttgtcttgaATCAAGTTCACACAGTGGTGTTGAGTTGACAGGGAAACTGGAAATAAGGAGTAGGGACAAATGTTGAAATGCCCTAAATTTTGAAAAGTGTATTTAAGTCTGGAAAAAGTTATGAATAATgcatagttttaaataaaattatatttataatgcttGATTTACCAGCTCTAAccactatctatatatatatatatatatatatatatatatatacacacacacacacacacacacacaccacacacacacacacacacacacacacacacacacacacacacacacacaaacaaataatttatttatttttgcattatgtcTATCATTTCATTACCTTAAACATGCATGTACCCTGTgcgtatttattgtgttttatgtaaaCAGTCTGAAAAGTCTCTCTTGAACGTCCAGGCCATTACGTCCTCGCCCAACCCCTGGGGAGGATCAACAGACAGTTGTCCCTGCAGAAGAGCAAGAGTCGCCCCCTAAAGGGAGCCAGACCAATAGGGAGCAGACTGAGGGGCAGCCCCGGAAACCCCGCAGACAGTTCAGTCGGCGCAGACAGACGAAATCTGAATCTGGTGCCTCTAAAGTGAGTGATTTTCTAGAAAAATGCAGTTAAGTGAAGCTGTTGAAATTGATACCATTAGATTTGTCTTTGCTGCCTGACTTTGAAGTGAAATTATCATTAGCTGCCACAGTTCTGCAACAGGGTTATTTTCTGTTTAGCTGGACAGATAATCAATTTCTCAGATGTGAAATATTTgactaaaaattaattttgttcaacTAGATTATATAGATGTCTTTAAATATCTGGCTTGTCAATGTGTAGGATGGAGATGAACCTGAAAAACCTGAGTCCCTGGCTCAGGCCTCCAAACCTGCTAACGTCAAATCCTCTTCTGAAGCTTCCCCGAAACAATCCCTTAAAACTGATGTGAGTTATTTATGCATCTTG encodes:
- the LOC109049976 gene encoding Y-box-binding protein 2-A-like — its product is MSDTEASEQPQPERKVIATGVQGTVKWFNVRNGYGFINRNDTKEDVFVHQTAIKKNNPRKFLRSVGDGEVVEFDVVEAAKGSEAANVTGPGGIPVKGSRYAPNKRRFRRRFYPRNAQPAEGEEKSGGAPAGPISEGEGSEEKGAPQPHPRRQRPRRRPVQPQGEGEAGEKNEEVDGAQQRPPPRRFRPRFRRPLRPRPTPGEDQQTVVPAEEQESPPKGSQTNREQTEGQPRKPRRQFSRRRQTKSESGASKDGDEPEKPESLAQASKPANVKSSSEASPKQSLKTDTPPPTASKPSE